One region of Phragmites australis chromosome 18, lpPhrAust1.1, whole genome shotgun sequence genomic DNA includes:
- the LOC133899234 gene encoding ankyrin repeat-containing protein At5g02620-like — MERQSSFRLGALEKLKSFRGMEKQNSFRGMMSMERRSRDSPGKRGDTPLHLAARSGSVSHAQKILVELDRALVAEMAARQNKDGETPLYVAAEKGHADVVREILKVLDVQTAGVKAKNSFDAFHIAAKQGHLEVLKELLQTFPSLTMTTNSVNATALDTAAIQGHVDIVNLLLETDASLARIARNNRKTVLHSAARMGHVEVVRSLLNKDPGIGLRTDKKGQTALHMASKGQNAEIVVELLKPDASVIHIEDNKGNRPLHVATRKRNIIIVQTLLSVEGIDVNAVNRSGDTAFSIAEKINSKELVNILKDAGGVTAKEQVHPPNSAKQLKQTVSDIRHDVQSQIKQTRQTKMQVQKIKKRLEKLHIGGLNNAINSNTVVAVLIATVAFAAIFTVPGNFLEDLSQAPPDMSLGQAYVASNPAFIVFLVFDALALFISLAVVVVQTSLIVVEQKAKKRMVFVMNKLMWLACLFISVAFIALTYVVVGGDDWWLAWCTMAIGTVIMLTTLGSMCYCIIAHRMEENSRKIRKASASQSRSWSRSVYSDEELLNSEYKKMYAL; from the exons CCGGGAGCGTGTCCCACGCCCAGAAGATCCTCGTCGAGCTCGACCGGGCGCTGGTCGCGGAGATGGCGGCCAGGCAAAACAAGGACGGCGAGACGCCGCTGTACGTCGCCGCCGAGAAGGGCCACGCCGACGTCGTGCGCGAGATCCTGAAGGTCTTGGATGTGCAGACGGCCGGGGTCAAGGCGAAGAACAGCTTCGATGCGTTCCACATCGCGGCGAAGCAGGGTCATCTTG AAGTTTTGAAGGAGCTGTTGCAGACTTTTCCTTCTCTTACTATGACAACAAATTCTGTAAATGCTACAGCTTTGGATACTGCTGCTATTCAGGGTCACGTcgatattgtcaatcttctacTGGAAACTGATGCTAGCCTCGCCAGAATTGCGAGAAATAACAGGAAAACGGTTTTGCATTCAGCAGCAAGAATGGGCCATGTGGAAGTTGTAAGATCATTGTTGAATAAGGATCCTGGGATTGGTTTAAGAACAGACAAGAAGGGGCAAACGGCACTACATATGGCTTCGAAAGGACAAAATGCTGAAATCGTGGTTGAGTTGTTGAAGCCTGATGCCTCAGTTATCCATATCGAAGACAACAAGGGTAACAGACCACTGCATGTTGCTACTCGGAAGAGGAATATCATT ATTGTGCAGACTCTATTATCAGTTGAGGGGATTGACGTCAATGCAGTTAATAGATCCGGAGATACTGCTTTTTCCATTGCTGAGAAAATAAACAGCAAAGAACTTGTTAACATCCTAAAAGACGCTGGTGGAGTAACTGCGAAAGAGCAAGTACACCCACCAAATTCGGCAAAGCAACTTAAGCAAACTGTCAGTGATATCAGACATGATGTCCAGTCCCAGATCAAGCAAACACGTCAGACCAAGATGCAAGTCcagaaaatcaagaagagaCTCGAAAAACTCCACATTGGTGGGCTAAACAACGCCATCAACTCCAATACCGTTGTTGCAGTGCTTATCGCCACCGTCGCCTTTGCTGCCATATTCACTGTTCCTGGAAACTTTTTAGAGGATCTGAGTCAAGCACCTCCCGACATGTCCTTGGGGCAGGCATATGTTGCAAGCAATCCTGCCTTCATAGTATTCTTGGTCTTCGATGCCTTGGCTCTCTTCATCTCGCTTGCTGTCGTCGTTGTCCAAACCTCCCTGATTGTTGTGGAGCAGAAAGCCAAGAAAAGGATGGTCTTTGTGATGAACAAGCTGATGTGGCTCGCGTGCCTCTTCATTTCGGTGGCCTTCATAGCGCTGACCTATGTCGTTGTCGGTGGCGATGACTGGTGGCTGGCTTGGTGCACAATGGCAATTGGCACCGTGATCATGCTGACCACCCTTGGCTCCATGTGCTACTGTATCATTGCTCACAGAATGGAGGAGAACTCGAGGAAGATTAGGAAGGCCTCGGCAAGCCAATCCCGGTCATGGTCCCGATCAGTTTACTCAGATGAAGAGCTACTTAACAGTGAATACAAGAAGATGTATGCACTGTAG